One genomic region from Evansella sp. LMS18 encodes:
- a CDS encoding TraR/DksA C4-type zinc finger protein — MLSEEQIQTLRQVLTEEKESLEKRLKDHHYGLDLEHATESMDELSRYDNHPGDLGTELYEREKDLALDEHSEYTLKEIDLALNAIAEETYGKCEKCGDPIPYERLEAVPTTRRCVKHAEDNTVSNTRPVEEDVLKPPFGKFEYDESNEQQTFFDAEDSWQTVAKFGTSETPSDFSDTDKDYNAMYVEGEEDTEVPEEIEDILTADIEGKFSGVSVDHHKYEKYLDENDVDTIMDRDES, encoded by the coding sequence TTGCTAAGCGAAGAGCAAATACAGACATTGCGGCAAGTGCTTACTGAAGAAAAAGAAAGCCTGGAAAAAAGGCTTAAAGATCATCATTACGGACTTGATCTGGAACATGCCACAGAATCCATGGATGAGCTTTCAAGGTACGATAACCACCCTGGGGACCTTGGCACAGAGCTATATGAGCGGGAAAAGGACCTGGCTCTCGATGAGCATTCCGAGTATACGTTAAAGGAAATTGATCTTGCACTGAACGCCATTGCGGAAGAAACGTACGGGAAATGCGAAAAGTGCGGTGACCCTATTCCATACGAGCGGCTGGAAGCTGTGCCAACCACCCGGAGATGCGTAAAGCATGCGGAAGATAACACTGTATCAAATACAAGACCAGTGGAAGAGGATGTATTAAAGCCTCCTTTTGGAAAATTTGAATACGATGAAAGCAACGAGCAGCAAACGTTCTTTGACGCCGAGGACTCATGGCAGACAGTTGCCAAATTTGGAACTTCGGAGACACCCTCTGATTTTTCCGATACAGACAAAGACTATAACGCCATGTATGTGGAAGGGGAAGAGGACACAGAAGTGCCTGAGGAAATTGAAGATATTCTCACTGCAGACATTGAAGGGAAATTCAGCGGTGTCAGCGTGGACCACCATAAGTATGAAAAATACCTGGATGAAAATGACGTTGATACAATTATGGACAGAGATGAAAGTTAA
- a CDS encoding IS1182 family transposase yields the protein MFKYYNMNQVVLPLDLEVKLQENDIAFTVHDLVEQIPNEAFVSFLRETGCPAYHPRMMMKVILCAYTQSVFSGRKIEALLKDSIRMMWLAQGYEPSYRTINRFRVHEDVKELLRQCFVQFRCQLVQEKLIEEEAIFIDGTKIEANANKFTFVWRKATEKYSAALVEKSNQMYEELLEKNIIPEIERENLEELSAKELLDVVGKLDEKVEEFDRKIEESTEGKERKQLRSKRKGPKQYLKQYKDFLVRKQKYQNDMSIFGERNSYSKTDQDATFMRMKDDYMKNGQLKAGYNVQIATEGQYTLAFDVFANPTDTRTLIPFLDKIEEGFFKLPQYIVADAGYGSEQNYEDVINHRECTPLITYNMYRKEKKKRYKNNEFNSANWEYDEETDSFLCPNGQKLTFRYLSNRKDKGSFTRTFKVYQCEDCSDCPFRSQCTKAKEGHNRKIQYNEKWEQQKEYIRQKLSDEKTGEIYGKRKIDVEPVFGFLKANLGFTRMSVRGKEKVKNELGFAFMAVNLRKYTAKNR from the coding sequence ATGTTTAAATATTATAACATGAATCAAGTGGTTTTGCCGTTAGATTTAGAAGTAAAACTCCAGGAAAATGATATAGCTTTCACCGTTCATGACCTCGTGGAACAGATCCCAAATGAAGCATTCGTTAGCTTTTTACGTGAAACTGGCTGTCCTGCTTACCATCCGCGGATGATGATGAAAGTAATTTTATGTGCATACACACAATCTGTTTTCTCCGGAAGAAAGATCGAGGCGTTATTAAAGGATAGTATCCGTATGATGTGGCTGGCTCAAGGATATGAACCGAGTTACCGTACTATCAATCGCTTCCGTGTCCACGAAGACGTAAAAGAACTACTACGCCAGTGCTTCGTCCAGTTTCGCTGCCAGCTTGTGCAGGAAAAACTCATTGAAGAAGAAGCGATTTTTATTGATGGAACGAAAATCGAAGCGAACGCCAACAAGTTTACCTTTGTCTGGCGTAAAGCGACGGAAAAATACAGTGCAGCTTTGGTGGAGAAGTCCAACCAAATGTATGAAGAATTACTGGAAAAGAACATTATTCCGGAAATAGAACGGGAAAATCTAGAGGAACTATCTGCTAAAGAGCTCCTTGATGTAGTGGGAAAGCTTGACGAGAAAGTGGAGGAATTCGATAGAAAGATTGAAGAAAGTACAGAAGGAAAGGAACGTAAACAACTTCGCTCAAAACGTAAAGGACCAAAGCAGTACCTCAAACAATACAAAGATTTTCTGGTACGCAAACAAAAATACCAAAACGACATGTCCATATTTGGAGAGCGAAACAGTTATTCCAAAACCGATCAGGATGCCACTTTTATGCGAATGAAAGATGATTACATGAAGAACGGCCAGCTTAAAGCAGGGTATAATGTGCAAATTGCGACAGAAGGACAATATACACTAGCTTTTGATGTATTCGCCAATCCAACAGATACACGCACCCTTATTCCTTTTCTGGATAAGATTGAGGAAGGTTTCTTCAAGCTGCCCCAGTACATAGTCGCTGATGCAGGGTATGGCAGTGAACAAAATTACGAAGATGTTATAAATCATCGGGAGTGCACACCACTAATTACATATAATATGTACCGTAAAGAGAAGAAAAAGAGGTATAAAAATAACGAGTTCAACTCTGCCAATTGGGAGTATGACGAGGAAACAGATTCTTTTTTATGCCCAAACGGGCAAAAGTTGACGTTCCGTTACCTATCGAATCGAAAAGATAAAGGCAGTTTTACACGCACATTTAAAGTCTACCAATGTGAGGACTGTTCAGACTGCCCATTCCGTTCCCAATGCACCAAGGCGAAAGAAGGCCATAACCGAAAAATACAATACAACGAAAAATGGGAACAACAAAAAGAATACATCAGACAGAAGCTTTCAGATGAGAAAACTGGCGAAATCTACGGCAAACGTAAGATTGATGTGGAACCAGTCTTCGGATTTTTGAAGGCTAATTTGGGTTTCACTCGTATGTCGGTAAGAGGCAAAGAGAAGGTAAAAAATGAATTAGGGTTTGCATTCATGGCGGTGAACTTGAGAAAGTACACCGCCAAGAACAGATAA